The DNA segment ACTACTTTTCTGCGAAGCGTTACACGACGCCCATTGCGAGTTCGTATTCGACTTACCTATGGCTATGCCGCCAATCAGCTTAACCCTCGGTTACGACGTAAGCTGGGCTTCATGTAATCACTCAGCCATCTATCAGCCAACTAGCAACGGAGATTTGGAGGGCGGAGATCGCCTTGTTCCGCCATTTAATCCCGAGTGGAAAAGGCAAGTTCCCGCCGATTATCTGAATGAATATGGGCTCTTTGATAATCTTGATGATGCCATAAGCCTAATGAATCTCTGGAATTCGCAGGAGCCTGAGGAGTCAAGAATGTATGTCTTTCGAGTACATTCAGCGCGCAGGGAAGTGTGCAGGGAAGTGTGATGGTCCCCTGGGGACACAGCAATCCAGGGGGATCCCCTGGGAGGGGGATCCCCTGGGGACACAGCAGGATGGCTGGGGGTAAAGTACAGGCGCCGTGAGGTGGTCCCGCTTTCACGGACAGCCCAGTCTCTTGCGCCGTCAGACGTAGTTTGATTCGAACACCCCGCCCCCGCTGGGGGACACAGCAATCTGTCGGGGGACAGTGGATTGACAGAATAATTTGATGGGTTTGGGGGATAAGGGCGAACGACGCGATAGATATTCGTTTAGTTTGGTCGTTGCTGCTTCGGTGCAACGCAAGATCGCCCGAGTACGGCTTCCTGAAATTGGAATTCAGCTTAGGAACCTGTCAGTTGACGTGAGGCACAGTCAACATCATTACGATGCCTCGCATTACAGCCCTGCAGGCAGTGTATTGCCGGCTCTGAATTGCGGGGCAGTTTGCCAGTTCCGCGACAGCCGCAAGAATTCGCGTTAGACTTCTAACAGGCGCCGCGCGGCAGAATCCATCGTAAAGCGTTTGCGTCGGCGCTGACTGCGGTGAGCATCCACGACGCTGGGCTTGCCGGCTACAAGCTTAAACAGTTTGCCGAAACTGCCGACCAGTTCGCCAAACGTGTCGGGTGACATGCCAAGCTTCAGTCGTTCAAATATCGGCGGAGCCGATTCAGGCGTGCTACCATGTTTGCCCGCAACAACTTGTCGCGCCGTCCAGTCCAGCAGTTGGATATATTCGACAGTCGTCAGGTTCAAAAAGCCACGATCACTACAGCGCAGCCCTGTCTGGCTGGGCAACGTCTGCATCGCATCGGTCCGCTCGTCCAAAAGCACCGGTGCCAAGAAGCCGTCCGCTGGCTTGGTTTCTGGTTGCGAAGTCGATGCGCTGTTAGCCTCAGGTTCTTTATCAACCGGCGCTGGTTGTAGCGCACCGATGCGCCGCTGGATAGATGTGAAGTCGCTTGCTTCCAGCGTCTGAGCCATGGCAGCCCGAATCGGATTCAGGTCCACATAGGCCGTGCAGGCTAGCAATGCCGACTCGTCTAGCAATCGTACGGCCCGGAAACGCGACTCCCACACGCGCCCGCTAGCCTCGTCCTCGGCGTTGATTCGCTGAGCGATCGTCTGGCACATCAGCCGCATCCACCAGGAAATATCGCTCAGCCTGGTGCGAATCTGCTTTAGCTTTACAGCATCATGGCGGATTGCGTTGAGCTGCGGTATGGTAGGCTCGCGGGGCGAACCATCTTTGTTCTTTTCCAAGGGACACAGCATCAGCCATCGCCAAGCCACCTGGGTATCGTCCCATGTCGCCACCACATCTGGTCGCGATCTGAGGATCAGGTGAACATGATTGGAAAGAATCGCATAACTAAGCAGGTCCAAAGCAAAGTAGGCGGCCAAGTGCTCGATGCGGTGCTGGATCCATTGTTTGCGGTAGTCGAAGTTGCGACCGGTGAATGGATCTTCACCCATCAGAAAGCAGCGACGGACGGCGCGGTTGACAACATGCACGATCGCGATTTCATCGGGCGAGAACTGTTCTTCGCGGGCCATTCGAGCCATAGCGATACGTCTCCTGAAGGTACAACAGTCGCAGTTCAGCTTCGGTCCAGTGACCAATGCTGGCCGAATTGCGTTTGATACCTTGTTAGACGAACTGGCCCTGGAATTCTTTGACCGGCATTCCCAACTTTTTAGGAATTTCCTACCCGCCCGCCATTCTGCTGTGTCCCCAGAACCCCAACCCCCCAGAACCCCAACCAGAAACCCCAGCAGTTGGAGAGGACTGCTGGGGTTGGTGTTCCCTGGCACCGGAGCGCTCTTGGTTACCCAAGAACGCTCCAGTGCGCAGACTTAAGCTCTGCCGCGAAGCGGTGTTTGAGAGCGACTGACCCAGAAATCGCTTCCCTGCACCTTAATGCTCCGACCCAGGAGGGAGGCCAGCTATGTTTTCCCGCAAAACCATAGCTATCGACAGAACTTCCACTGATTCGACTTCCTGTCTTATCAAAGCAGAGATGCTCATCCTGCACATCCCCGTTCGATCTTTGGTCGGCAGCGCACGGGATTGTTTCCAATCCGTCTAGGTCACAGCCGCACCATGGATCGTGCTTGATCCATTCGGGAATACAAGATCACCGCCGAGCGAGTCAACGGTGATGTGCCCCACCATCAGCGGTTGGGGAGAATTTTTTTCGACACGGCAGCGGTGCCTTCGCACGCTGGTAGGTGTGGCCAAGAGGACCTGGAGCACGTTCCGAATCAGCCCTGTGTCGCCGTAGCGAGTCCGCGCTCTGGCCAGCGCAGCAGCGAAAGCCGTAGCGACTAACAGCATTTCGACGACCGGCCTTGGCTACAGCGTGCCTGGCCACAGGGGCGCTAGTGGGAAAAAAATTCGGTTGAGGAACTGGGGGGGTAGATCGAAAGTTGTGCGGTTGCGGCCAAGCTATTGCGCTGCTGGACCGCTTGTTTTGCTACCATTTCATCGGTCAGGGACTGGCCGTCGCGGGAACTCCATGCGCCTGCTCCACAACCGCTCAACAGGATGCAGCCCTGTTCGGTATTTCTCACGGCCCACACGATGGCGGCCTGTCGATCCGGAATTACATGCACGCGCCCTGGGCTGCGACAGCCCCCGAGCACATCCATGGACAATCGTTGAGCCGCCTCGGGGGACAGATCGGAGGCGCTCAGTACGATCCGCTGCGCACCTTTGTCGAGCACTTCGCCCAGTCGTTGCCGAAATTGCGTGGCCAATTGATTGCCAATATCCATAACTACAGTGGCTGGTCCCAGGTGGTGTGAACGCAAAGCGTGCAGGGCCACTGCCACGCGATCTGGCGTCTGACCATGATCGATATACACTGGCACATCCACAGCTTGAGTCAAGCGCTGCATGCGCCCTGGAATCAACTGCAACGACTCGACGGCACCAATCGCATCGGTCAGCGGTAAATCCATGATCCAACTTGCAGCCACTGCAGCCAAAGCGCCGCGGGCGATATGATCGCCAGGAATCTGCAAGGTCATCGGCATCATGACATTGCCGGCAATCGCCATCACTTGTTGCTGGCCACCGTAACGTCCTAGTCGCTTGCCACGCACGTGCTTGCCCGCATCCAGACCGTAGACTGCCGCCGGGCCTTCAATCGAATCGACAAACGTGGCTGCGCCGGCGTCGTCGCCATTGGCCAATACGACTCCGTGTGGTTTGAGGCTGGCAAGCAATTCCTGGATCAGCCCAGTCAATTGTTGGCTCGTGGGGCTACCCGTATTTTGGCCAGGTCGCAAGCTGGTTACGACCAACAGGTCCAGGCTCACACCGGCCACAATGCGATTGTGCAACATGGCTGGGGTCAATTCAATCACGGCAGCAGGCGCACCTGTACGTTCGGCGCGTTCCAGCCAATTGGCCAACTTGGCTGCACCGGGAGCGCGGGTGGCGGTACGATCACAGGTCGTCGAATCGCTGGCACCTAACGATGTGTAATAGGCTGCGGCACCGGCTAATCGTTTGAGCATCGCAGCGATGAACAATCCGGCGGTTGTCTTGCCGTGTGAACCGACGACACCTACTGTTAGCATTCTTTCGGACGGTGAACCGGACAAGGCATGGCACAACCGCGCGTAGACTTCTCGATTGTCTTCTACCAAGCATTGCGGAACCGAGACGGGCAAGAGTCGTTCACAGACTACAGCCACAGCTCCACGGCGAATTGCCTCGTCAGCTCGATCGGCTTCGTCGTGACTGGGCGAATGGGTGGGCACGAATACGTCGCCCGGCTGGCAGCGATCTGCGCGATGGGCACATCGCCGAACCTCGATATCGCGTGCACCAACAAATGCGGCTTCTTTCAAGAACTGCCGCAAGCTGATCAGCCGCTGGGCGGATCGAGCGGGTTGATCGGCACCACCAGAATCTGGAACAGACGTAGACATTGTCGGCCTCCTTGCCGTCAGTGCTAGCGTTACGAGCGAAGATAATCTCTAATACCAAGCCTGGGACAGCGGGTCGGCGATCATGCCTACCGGAACCTGTCCAAACAGCGTCGCCACAAGCCTCCCATGCTTGCAAAGCGGTGCCTATTTCCGGCTTACAGCCAGCGTGCGCGGCAGCAACCGAAAGGTACGTACAAGTTGTTCCGAATTCGCGAATAGGTCAATACGAATATCACAAGATTTTTAGGTTGGCCTGGATGTCGTTGGGAAAATACGTTTGGCGTCATCGCGGCGCCAATGGCTATCAAAAGTGTCCTTCAGCTCCATTTCAAATCACCACGCCGCCGATTTGGGGAGAGCGAATTCATAATTGCCATGTCCTCGACAGATCTGGACGTTCAACAACTCGCTGCGTTTTTGCATCTGACTCCGGACCAAGTCAGCAAGATGGTCGATCGCGGACAGTTGCCAGGTCGTCGAGTCGCTGGACAGTGGCGATTTTCGGAAGCAGAGGTCAACGCATGGTTAGAGCAGCAGATCAGCGCCAGCGGCGCGGACGAACTGAATAAGGTCCAGCAAGTCGTTGATCGCTGGACCGCGCGCTGCAGCGACGCGGGCGAATTGGCCAGCTTGCTACGACAGGATGCCATTGAAATTCCATTAGCAGCTCGAACCAGCGGCTCTGTCGTGCGGCGCATGTGTGCCTTGGCCGAACGCACTGGGTTGCTATGGGACGCGTCGCGCATGGTTCAAGCGGTGTTAGCACGAGAAAACTTACATCCCACTGCGCTGGACAACGGCGTCGCCCTGCTGCACCCCCGCCGGCCTCAAACCAGTATTCTCGCCGAGCCCTTATTGGCACTGGGAATTTCTTCACAGGCGTTGCCGTTCGGCAATACCAGCGGACATTTGACCGATGTGTTTTTTTTAGTCTGTTCCACCGATGATCGCGTCCACCTGCAGATCTTAGCCAAACTTTCGCGACTACTGGCTAGCCCTGGCTTCTTAGCTGAACTGCGTACCAGCGACTCCGCCCGCAGCGTCTACGACACTGTGGTTCGTTACGAATCAGCGCTCGATGCTCAGGAGTAACTATGGACTCAGTGATGAGCACTGCGCGGCCTGATTTTGACACTGCAAGAAGCTTAGCCCTGTCATTGCGCTTTCGCTGACTCGATGTGTCCGAAATCCATCGACAATGAATCACTTACGTCTTAAAATGCAGGCACTTTTACTCAAAGGATGCGACGTGAGCCTTAAGCAAAATGAAATCCATCAGGGAGACTGCATTGCGTTACTCAAACAGGTCAAAGCCGGTACAGTAGACCTAGTTTTTGCCGATCCTCCTTTCAATATTGGATACGAGTACGATGTCTACGACGACCGTCGAGTCTCCAGTGATTTTATCAAATGGTGTAAGCAATGGATCCAAGGCGTCTATCGAGCTTTAAAGCCCACTGGCACATTCTGGTTGGCGATTGGTGATGAGTACGCGGCAGAATTGAAAATAGAAGCTCAGAAAGCTGGGTTCTACTGTCGAAGCTGGGTGATTTGGTATTACACATTTGGGGTCAATTGTGTTAACGGATTTAGCCGCTCGCACACCCACTTGTTTCACTTTGTGAAAGACCCTTCGCGGTTCACTTTTAATCGCCCGAACCCCCAGATTCGAGTTAAGTCAGCCCGACAGCTCGTTTATGCCGACAACCGCGCCAACCCGAACGGACGCCTCCCGGACAACACCTGGATTACTCGCCCACAGGATGCCCCAGACTCCTTTAGCCCCCAGCATGATACTTGGTATTTCGCGCGTGTTGCGGGCACGTTTAAGGAACGCGAGGGCTTTCACGGTTGTCAAATGCCGGAGCAACTGTTGGCCAGAATTATTATGGCATCAAGCCGACCTCAGGATCTGGTGCTCGATCCATTCGGAGGAAGTGGGACCACACTTTGTGTTGCCAAAAAGCTCGGACGCCGCTGGATGGGATTCGAGCTGTCCGAAGATTACGTCAAATACATTAAGCAGCGTCTGGATAACACTGCTCTCGGGGATGCGGTAGACGGCCCCGTAGACCCAATTGAAAGTTCTCCAAGCACCGCCCAGGGCAAGCAGAGAAAGAAGCCGTTTGGTGAAGACACCGAAAAAGCGGTCTGCGAAGCCTATCGCAGCTTGGGATATCCTGCAGATTACTTAATCTGTCACAAGGAACTGAACAGAGATTTCATTGGCAAGTGCTTAAAGAAAGGCATTGGAGGAAACGCCTATCTGTGGAATCGCTACTTACTGACCTTGCGAAAAGCCGGCAAGTTACCGCCGGCGACCAATCGCCCAAATCAACTTGCAGCAGACAAACTCAGCCTGTACAGCTTTGCGAGCGAAGTGGCCTGGCGGTTGTTGGCGATCGACTATCAAAAGACGCTTGATGACATTCTCTGCTCTCCAGAGTTTGCCGAAGAATTTGATCGACTTGCGCGTGAGTTTGGTCCAACAGATGTCGATGTTTCATCGCTAGAGTATCGACTTGCAGCACTCTCCATCCGCAAGCGATCACATGCTGCGAGAGAGTCTGCCGTCCAAAAATTCAGTAACTGGATATCACACAGACGGTCACTGGAGGAGACGAAACTTGGTACCAATTCGTTAGGGGTGCTAGAGCAGCCTGGTGTTTTCTTGCTGTGCGCTGACGACATCGGATTCTTTGCTGGTGAGAGTGACAATATGCGCGTGCAAATTGAACGCGTATTGGAAAACGAAAAGTGGGCAAGCCTTGAGGCAAGTTCGGTCAAGTATGTACCGCTCGACGAAAGCCTGAGCCAACAATACGCCTTGAAGTCAGCTCTGGCCATTCGTGAACACCCGCTGCTGAATTGTAGACTTTTGATGCAGAATACTGAACTTGCCAGAAAGTCGAAATGACGCGCACAATAACGCGAAGCACCACCTTTTGTGTTCCTGCAAGCTAGCTTACCGGATCAACGCCACCTTCGAAAACTTCTATGCCCGGTTCGTTTAGTAGTTCGATAATTGCAGCCGATGCGATTGCTCGGCGGTGCAGACGAGTCGCTTGGGTGGGACCGAGCGATGGTGCGTTTGGGTGGCTGACTGGCCGTATAGCGAATTATCATTCGCCATTGGTTCCCCACACTAAGCTAATTTCTTTGGGCGCATCATCAAGCAAGGAATTGTTGGCGACGTTATCAGAACAACCCTGCGACCGGATAATCGTGGCCTGCGAGAATCGTTGGCACTACCCGCGACAAGTGCTGGAGGAGCTGCTGGCCGTATTTCCCGAAGTGCCAGTAGCGCTGGCGATGTCGGATTGGTGGTTGGGTTCGCGGAGAACCGGTGCCCGGCATTTGTCGGAGCTGGGGCACCTTTGCTTGCCGTGGTTTCGCTGGTGGGATGCTTGGACCAGTTGGCTCGACGGCAATTACCCCTGGATGTTCGGTCCGTTTCCAAGCGAGTTTTCACGATCGGAACTGCTGTCGGGCCAAAAACGTAGAGCTACGGAAATTGCCAACGAACCCCACACGCAGACCAGTGGCCTGATCGTTGCGGGTACGGCTCAAGCAGCTCAAGCGTGGCGATTGAGCATGGCTGATGCCGGGCGTGTCGAATGCTATTTCAGTTCGTTGAAACTGGAACACTCCTTGAAGGAAGTTCCCCACCAACAGCCAGCCTGGGTATTGTGGGACGATAGTCGCTTGTCAACAGTGATTGACTGGCGATTGGCAATTGACAGCGCGGCCGCTGAACTGAAATTGCTGCGTAAGCCGTTCCCGACGGCCAGGCTGTGGGTCGCATGGACTCAGCCAACGTGGGATGCGGTCCAGCGGCTGAACCCCTCTGAGCTGGGCTTTGAACTTTTGGCCAAACCCAATTATCGAACCTTCTCTTCGGCTGCGCTAGCCCGCACATAGCAAGCGGTTACCTCTGCCGGGCTGACATGCAGGCCAGCCTGAAACATTTGCCAGCCAACCTGAGCTACCCAGCGCGCGCTGGGGGCGAGCGGGTCGAGTACC comes from the Pirellulaceae bacterium genome and includes:
- a CDS encoding site-specific DNA-methyltransferase; the protein is MSLKQNEIHQGDCIALLKQVKAGTVDLVFADPPFNIGYEYDVYDDRRVSSDFIKWCKQWIQGVYRALKPTGTFWLAIGDEYAAELKIEAQKAGFYCRSWVIWYYTFGVNCVNGFSRSHTHLFHFVKDPSRFTFNRPNPQIRVKSARQLVYADNRANPNGRLPDNTWITRPQDAPDSFSPQHDTWYFARVAGTFKEREGFHGCQMPEQLLARIIMASSRPQDLVLDPFGGSGTTLCVAKKLGRRWMGFELSEDYVKYIKQRLDNTALGDAVDGPVDPIESSPSTAQGKQRKKPFGEDTEKAVCEAYRSLGYPADYLICHKELNRDFIGKCLKKGIGGNAYLWNRYLLTLRKAGKLPPATNRPNQLAADKLSLYSFASEVAWRLLAIDYQKTLDDILCSPEFAEEFDRLAREFGPTDVDVSSLEYRLAALSIRKRSHAARESAVQKFSNWISHRRSLEETKLGTNSLGVLEQPGVFLLCADDIGFFAGESDNMRVQIERVLENEKWASLEASSVKYVPLDESLSQQYALKSALAIREHPLLNCRLLMQNTELARKSK
- a CDS encoding PTS sugar transporter subunit IIA; amino-acid sequence: MSSTDLDVQQLAAFLHLTPDQVSKMVDRGQLPGRRVAGQWRFSEAEVNAWLEQQISASGADELNKVQQVVDRWTARCSDAGELASLLRQDAIEIPLAARTSGSVVRRMCALAERTGLLWDASRMVQAVLARENLHPTALDNGVALLHPRRPQTSILAEPLLALGISSQALPFGNTSGHLTDVFFLVCSTDDRVHLQILAKLSRLLASPGFLAELRTSDSARSVYDTVVRYESALDAQE